In the Pseudomonas sp. TH06 genome, one interval contains:
- a CDS encoding ligase-associated DNA damage response exonuclease — MDLVIARPEGLYCPAGDFYIDPWRPVERSVITHAHGDHARTGNQHYLSSSASEGILRARLGQDINLQTLAYGQRLTHHGVTLSFHPAGHVLGSAQVRLEYGGEVWVASGDYKIEPDGTCAPFEPVRCHTFITESTFGLPIYRWQPQAQVFSEINEWWKANIAAEKTSVLFCYSFGKAQRILHGIDETLGPILSHGAVEPLNRVYRDAGVYLPPTLYAGDVKKSDPLMRQALVIAPPSAGGSTWMRRFGDFSDAFASGWMRLRGTRRRRGVDRGFVLSDHADWPGLLWAINQTGAERVMVTHGSIGVLVRHLREQGLDAQGFNTEYGDDEEENIASQPTVAEMPA; from the coding sequence ATGGATCTTGTTATCGCCCGCCCCGAAGGTTTGTACTGCCCCGCCGGGGATTTTTATATTGACCCCTGGCGTCCCGTCGAGCGCTCGGTGATCACCCATGCCCATGGCGATCACGCTCGTACCGGCAACCAGCATTACCTTTCCAGCAGCGCCAGCGAAGGGATTTTGCGCGCGCGTCTGGGGCAGGACATCAACCTGCAAACCCTAGCCTACGGCCAACGCTTGACCCACCACGGTGTCACCTTGAGTTTTCACCCGGCCGGGCATGTGCTCGGCTCGGCGCAGGTGCGTCTGGAATACGGCGGCGAAGTCTGGGTCGCCTCCGGCGATTACAAGATCGAACCGGACGGTACCTGCGCACCGTTCGAACCGGTGCGCTGCCACACCTTCATCACCGAATCGACCTTCGGCCTGCCGATCTACCGCTGGCAGCCGCAGGCGCAGGTGTTCAGCGAAATCAACGAGTGGTGGAAAGCGAATATCGCCGCAGAAAAAACCAGCGTGTTGTTCTGCTACTCGTTCGGCAAAGCCCAGCGGATCCTTCACGGCATCGACGAAACCCTCGGCCCGATCCTCAGCCACGGCGCCGTTGAACCCTTGAACCGCGTCTACCGCGACGCAGGCGTGTACCTGCCACCAACCCTCTATGCCGGTGACGTGAAAAAAAGTGACCCGCTCATGCGCCAGGCGCTGGTGATCGCCCCGCCTTCGGCCGGTGGCAGCACCTGGATGCGCCGTTTCGGCGATTTCAGCGATGCCTTCGCCAGCGGCTGGATGCGTCTGCGCGGCACGCGGCGGCGGCGCGGAGTGGATCGTGGCTTCGTGCTGTCCGATCACGCCGACTGGCCCGGTCTGCTCTGGGCGATCAATCAGACCGGCGCCGAACGGGTAATGGTCACCCACGGCTCGATCGGGGTACTTGTGCGCCATCTGCGCGAACAAGGTCTCGATGCCCAAGGCTTCAACACCGAATACGGCGATGACGAAGAAGAAAACATCGCTTCTCAACCGACCGTCGCCGAGATGCCAGCATGA
- a CDS encoding cysteine hydrolase family protein: MELQANAALIIIDQQKGILQPRLGRRNNPQAEERILDLLGLWRCSGRPVIHVQHLSREPGSVFWPQQEGVEFQQRFLPQDGEWLMQKHVPDAFCATGLETRLREAGIGQLVIVGVATNNSVESTARTAGNLGFDAWVAEDACFTFDKADYFGTLRTAEEVHGMSLGNLHGEYATVISAGQILAAG; the protein is encoded by the coding sequence ATGGAGCTTCAGGCCAACGCAGCACTGATCATCATCGACCAGCAAAAAGGCATCCTGCAGCCGCGTTTGGGGCGGCGCAATAATCCGCAGGCTGAAGAGCGAATCCTTGATCTGCTGGGGCTTTGGCGGTGCAGCGGGCGGCCGGTCATCCATGTGCAGCATCTATCACGTGAGCCGGGTTCGGTGTTCTGGCCCCAACAGGAAGGGGTGGAGTTTCAGCAAAGGTTTTTGCCGCAGGACGGCGAATGGCTGATGCAGAAACACGTGCCGGATGCGTTTTGTGCCACCGGACTGGAGACGCGGTTGCGTGAGGCGGGGATCGGGCAATTGGTCATCGTCGGCGTGGCGACTAACAACTCGGTGGAGTCCACGGCGCGCACGGCGGGCAATCTGGGGTTCGATGCCTGGGTGGCGGAGGATGCGTGCTTCACCTTCGACAAGGCCGATTACTTCGGCACGTTGCGAACCGCTGAAGAGGTGCACGGGATGTCGCTGGGGAATCTGCACGGGGAGTATGCGACGGTGATCAGTGCCGGACAGATTCTGGCGGCTGGCTGA
- a CDS encoding penicillin acylase family protein, producing MASPALTHFLPRFGVAAAVAGVLSLSGCQTWNAQDTLPPTSGVQPLKGLAQNVSVRRNAMGMPLIESNSFHDALFTLGYVHASDRINQMVTLRLLAQGRLAEMSGASMLDADRYMRAVNLKKSAGELYKASSPRLKRFFEVYARGVNAYLFRYADKLPGDLASSGYKPEYWKPEDSALIFALLNFSQSANLPEEISSLVLAQTVTTDKLAWLTPSAPDENLPLTEADKLQGLKLNGQIPGLTELSNASQQLSALNLLGTQTSNNWAIAPQRSRSGKSILASDSHGPLAAPSLWSFVQIRAPKYQAAGVTVAGLPMVLGGFNGKVAWSMTSVLGDNQDLFLEKIRRQGSSLTYEVNGKWQPLGVRNETYFVKGQRPIREAVYETRHGALLNSSQAAAQGNGFGLALQTPSFTDDKSLDAFFDLSRAQNVERASDASREIRAIALNLVFADASNIGWQVTGRFPNRREGEGLLPSPGWEGRYDWDGYADPMLHPYDQDPAQGWLGTANQRVIPHGYGMQLSNSWAAPERGERLAELAGSGKHDSRSVIAMQYDQTTTFAAKLKKVFEAPGMKQPLKQAIDALPEADRSKAREALTRLMAFDGKLSPTSADAAIYELFLQESMKQIFLDELGPESSPAWKAFIANGDLSYAAQADHLLGREDSPFWDDIRTPQKEDKAVILARSLAAAISAGDSQLGGDHRAWQWGKLHSYVWKNAAGQTVRGPLAAGGDHTTLNTAAFAWGQDFTTTRAPSMRFIVDFGQTEPLMGQNGTGQSGNPVSPNYLNGIDQWLKGQYIGLPMQPQNFDRVYGKNRLTLTPGK from the coding sequence ATGGCCTCGCCAGCCCTCACACATTTTCTTCCCCGGTTCGGCGTTGCCGCAGCAGTGGCCGGTGTCTTGAGCCTGTCCGGTTGCCAGACCTGGAACGCTCAGGACACTCTCCCGCCCACCTCCGGCGTGCAACCGCTCAAGGGGCTGGCACAGAATGTTTCGGTGCGCCGCAATGCCATGGGCATGCCGCTGATCGAAAGCAACAGCTTCCACGATGCGCTGTTCACCCTCGGTTACGTCCACGCCAGCGACCGCATCAACCAAATGGTCACCCTGCGTCTGTTGGCTCAGGGCCGTCTGGCGGAAATGTCCGGCGCGTCGATGCTCGATGCCGACCGCTACATGCGTGCGGTCAACCTGAAGAAAAGCGCCGGTGAGCTGTACAAAGCCTCGTCGCCACGCCTCAAGCGTTTCTTCGAAGTCTATGCCCGGGGCGTCAACGCCTACCTGTTCCGCTATGCCGACAAGTTGCCGGGCGATCTCGCCTCCAGTGGCTACAAGCCTGAATACTGGAAGCCGGAAGATTCGGCGCTGATTTTCGCCCTGCTGAACTTCAGCCAGTCGGCCAACCTGCCGGAAGAAATTTCATCCCTGGTGCTCGCGCAAACCGTAACCACTGACAAACTCGCCTGGTTGACCCCGTCCGCTCCGGACGAGAATCTGCCGCTGACCGAGGCCGACAAGCTGCAAGGCCTCAAGCTCAACGGGCAAATTCCCGGCCTGACTGAATTGAGCAACGCCAGTCAGCAACTGTCGGCGCTGAACCTGCTCGGCACTCAGACTTCGAACAACTGGGCCATTGCCCCGCAACGCAGCCGCAGCGGCAAGAGCATTCTGGCCAGCGACAGCCATGGGCCATTGGCCGCGCCGTCGCTCTGGAGTTTCGTACAGATCCGCGCGCCGAAGTATCAAGCGGCAGGCGTGACCGTCGCCGGTTTGCCGATGGTGCTAGGTGGTTTCAACGGCAAAGTGGCGTGGAGCATGACCAGCGTGCTCGGCGACAACCAGGACCTGTTCCTGGAAAAAATTCGCCGTCAGGGCAGCAGCCTGACCTACGAGGTCAACGGCAAATGGCAGCCGCTGGGCGTGCGCAACGAAACCTATTTCGTCAAAGGCCAGCGGCCGATTCGCGAAGCGGTGTACGAAACTCGCCACGGCGCGTTGCTCAACAGCTCTCAAGCTGCCGCGCAAGGCAACGGTTTCGGCCTGGCGTTGCAGACACCGAGCTTTACCGATGACAAATCCCTCGACGCGTTTTTTGATCTGAGCCGTGCACAGAACGTTGAACGCGCCTCGGATGCGAGCCGCGAGATCCGCGCCATCGCGCTGAATCTGGTGTTCGCCGATGCCAGCAATATCGGCTGGCAGGTCACCGGGCGTTTCCCGAATCGTCGTGAAGGCGAAGGTTTGCTGCCCTCGCCGGGCTGGGAAGGTCGCTACGACTGGGACGGTTACGCCGACCCGATGCTGCATCCCTACGATCAGGACCCGGCACAAGGCTGGCTCGGCACCGCCAACCAGCGCGTGATCCCCCACGGTTACGGCATGCAACTGTCCAACTCCTGGGCCGCGCCGGAACGCGGCGAGCGCCTGGCGGAACTGGCCGGCAGCGGTAAGCATGACAGCCGCAGCGTGATCGCCATGCAGTACGACCAGACGACGACCTTCGCCGCCAAGCTGAAGAAAGTCTTCGAAGCGCCAGGCATGAAACAACCGCTGAAACAGGCGATCGATGCATTGCCGGAAGCGGATCGCAGCAAGGCCCGCGAGGCGCTCACCCGATTGATGGCGTTCGACGGCAAGCTCAGCCCGACCTCGGCGGATGCGGCGATCTATGAACTGTTCCTGCAAGAAAGCATGAAGCAGATCTTCCTCGACGAACTCGGCCCGGAATCCAGCCCGGCGTGGAAAGCGTTTATCGCCAATGGCGACTTGTCCTACGCAGCGCAGGCCGATCATCTGCTGGGGCGCGAAGACAGTCCGTTCTGGGACGACATCCGCACACCGCAGAAAGAGGATAAAGCGGTGATCCTCGCACGCAGTCTCGCGGCAGCGATCAGTGCGGGCGACAGCCAGTTGGGCGGCGATCACAGAGCCTGGCAGTGGGGCAAATTGCACAGCTACGTGTGGAAGAATGCTGCTGGCCAGACGGTTCGTGGACCACTGGCAGCCGGTGGCGATCACACCACGTTGAACACCGCGGCGTTTGCCTGGGGTCAGGATTTCACCACTACGCGTGCGCCATCGATGCGTTTTATCGTCGATTTCGGTCAGACCGAACCGCTGATGGGGCAGAACGGTACAGGGCAATCGGGTAATCCGGTCAGCCCGAATTACCTCAATGGCATTGATCAGTGGCTGAAAGGGCAATACATCGGCTTGCCGATGCAGCCGCAGAACTTTGACCGGGTGTATGGCAAAAACCGGCTGACCCTGACTCCGGGTAAATAA
- a CDS encoding LEA type 2 family protein: MLGHWRTLKTLTLLLFLGLSGCASWFSDDTRDPAVHLVKVEVVRAKLLEQKFILHFRIDNPNDSDLTVRGLEYRIHLADMLLAEGEYEHWITVGPKRSAFYKVPIRTNLWPQVKEVVKMLKSPNQQIPYRLQGEMETGLFIAHYVHLERNSVIIPADLIPEQHR; the protein is encoded by the coding sequence ATGCTCGGTCACTGGCGCACACTGAAAACCCTCACCCTGCTGCTGTTTCTCGGGCTCAGCGGCTGCGCCTCATGGTTCAGCGACGACACCCGCGACCCCGCCGTGCATCTGGTGAAAGTCGAAGTGGTGCGCGCCAAGTTGCTCGAACAGAAATTCATCCTGCACTTTCGCATCGACAACCCCAACGACAGCGACTTGACCGTGCGCGGTCTGGAGTACCGCATCCATCTGGCCGACATGCTGCTGGCTGAAGGCGAGTATGAACACTGGATCACTGTCGGGCCGAAGCGCAGCGCCTTTTATAAAGTGCCGATTCGCACCAATTTGTGGCCACAGGTAAAAGAGGTGGTGAAAATGCTGAAAAGTCCAAATCAGCAGATTCCCTATCGGTTACAAGGCGAAATGGAAACCGGTTTATTCATCGCCCACTACGTGCACCTTGAGCGCAATAGCGTGATAATCCCGGCCGATTTAATTCCGGAGCAACACCGATGA
- a CDS encoding transporter substrate-binding domain-containing protein, protein MKKALLTLSALALCMAAGSALAKEYKELRFGVDPSYAPFESKAADGSLVGFDIDLGNAICAELKVKCKWVESDFDGMIPGLKANKFDGVISSMTVTPAREKVIDFSSELFSGPTAYVSKKGSGITADVASLKGKTVGYEQGTIQEAYAKAVLDKAGVKTQAYQNQDQVYSDLTSGRLDAGIQDMLQAELGFLKSPQGADYDVSKPVDNELLPAKTAVGIKKGNTELKALLDKGIKALHDDGKYAEIEKKHFGDLNLYSGK, encoded by the coding sequence ATGAAAAAAGCATTGCTGACCCTTTCTGCACTGGCGTTGTGCATGGCCGCTGGCTCCGCGCTGGCCAAGGAATACAAAGAGCTGCGCTTTGGCGTTGACCCTTCGTACGCACCGTTCGAGTCGAAAGCGGCCGACGGCAGTCTGGTGGGCTTCGACATCGATCTGGGTAACGCGATCTGCGCCGAACTGAAGGTCAAGTGCAAGTGGGTCGAAAGTGACTTCGACGGCATGATTCCGGGCCTCAAGGCCAACAAATTCGACGGTGTGATCTCGTCGATGACCGTGACCCCGGCCCGCGAAAAAGTCATCGACTTCTCCAGCGAGCTGTTCTCCGGCCCGACCGCTTACGTGTCGAAAAAAGGTTCCGGCATCACCGCAGACGTCGCGTCGCTGAAAGGCAAAACCGTCGGTTACGAGCAAGGCACCATTCAGGAAGCCTATGCCAAAGCCGTGCTGGACAAGGCCGGCGTGAAAACCCAGGCCTACCAGAACCAGGATCAGGTGTATTCCGACCTGACCTCCGGCCGTCTCGACGCAGGCATTCAGGACATGCTGCAAGCCGAACTGGGCTTCTTGAAGTCGCCACAGGGCGCCGACTATGACGTCAGCAAGCCAGTCGACAACGAATTGCTGCCAGCCAAAACCGCTGTCGGTATTAAGAAAGGTAACACTGAGCTGAAGGCGCTTTTAGATAAAGGTATCAAAGCGTTACACGATGACGGCAAATACGCCGAGATTGAAAAGAAACACTTTGGCGATCTGAATCTGTACAGCGGCAAATAA
- a CDS encoding ATP-dependent DNA ligase, which translates to MKAFAELYAELDATTSSNAKLAAMQTYFAQAEPQDAAWAVYFLSGGRPRQLVPVRILRELAVEVSGLTPWLFEESYQAVGDLAETISLVLPENLHSSEAGLAEWIEDKLLPLRGETPEFLSRQLPALWAQLDRPSLMLCIKLITGSFRVGVSKLLVTRALASMAGLDSKRVAQRLVGYTDLSNRPDAASYLKLIAAESADEHAQRGGQPYPFFLAHALSQPVEEFEALIGPASAWQVEWKWDGIRAQVVKRDGRLWVWSRGEELVTERFPELDVLVHGLPDGTVIDGEIVVWKSTHPRTEDAFDPQSPAPPAVQPFALLQQRIGRKTLDKKILEDIPVVVLAYDLLEWQGEDWRNQPQAKRRAQLEEVIARCNSPVLLPSPVLTGTDWFDLARQREASRRLGVEGMMLKARDALYGVGRTKDMGVWWKWKVDPFSVDAVLIYAQRGHGRRASLYSDYTFAVWDGPPESSQRALVPFAKAYSGLTDEEMRQVDSIVRKTTVEKFGPVSSVKPSLVFELGFEGIALSRRHKSGIAVRFPRMLRWRQDKTVDEADSLATLQDLLA; encoded by the coding sequence ATGAAAGCCTTCGCCGAGTTGTACGCCGAACTCGACGCCACCACGTCCAGCAACGCCAAACTGGCGGCGATGCAAACCTACTTCGCCCAGGCCGAACCCCAGGACGCGGCCTGGGCGGTGTACTTTCTGTCCGGCGGCCGGCCCCGGCAACTGGTGCCGGTGCGGATCCTGCGCGAACTCGCCGTCGAAGTCTCGGGGCTGACGCCATGGTTGTTCGAGGAGTCCTATCAGGCTGTCGGCGATCTGGCGGAAACCATTTCGCTGGTGCTCCCGGAAAATCTGCACAGCTCCGAAGCCGGCCTCGCCGAGTGGATCGAGGACAAACTGCTGCCGCTGCGTGGTGAAACTCCGGAATTCCTGTCCCGGCAATTGCCGGCGTTGTGGGCGCAACTGGATCGGCCGAGCCTGATGTTGTGCATCAAACTGATCACCGGCAGTTTCCGTGTCGGCGTATCGAAATTGCTGGTAACTCGCGCACTGGCGTCGATGGCCGGGCTCGACAGCAAGCGTGTGGCGCAGCGACTGGTGGGTTATACCGACCTGTCGAATCGGCCCGACGCCGCCAGTTATCTGAAGCTGATCGCTGCCGAATCTGCCGACGAGCACGCTCAGCGCGGTGGCCAGCCGTACCCGTTTTTCCTCGCGCATGCCTTGTCGCAACCGGTTGAAGAGTTCGAGGCACTGATCGGCCCGGCGAGCGCTTGGCAGGTGGAATGGAAGTGGGATGGCATCCGCGCGCAAGTGGTCAAGCGTGACGGGCGGTTATGGGTGTGGTCGCGGGGTGAGGAACTGGTCACCGAGCGCTTCCCCGAACTCGATGTATTGGTCCACGGCTTGCCCGATGGCACGGTGATCGACGGAGAAATCGTGGTGTGGAAAAGCACCCATCCGCGCACCGAGGACGCCTTCGATCCGCAATCGCCAGCGCCACCCGCGGTGCAACCGTTCGCCCTGCTGCAACAACGGATTGGCCGTAAAACTCTCGACAAGAAAATTCTCGAAGACATACCCGTGGTGGTGCTCGCCTACGATTTGCTCGAATGGCAAGGCGAAGACTGGCGCAATCAGCCGCAGGCCAAGCGCCGTGCGCAATTGGAAGAAGTCATTGCCCGCTGCAACAGCCCGGTGCTGCTGCCCTCCCCGGTCTTGACCGGCACCGACTGGTTCGACCTCGCCCGGCAGCGTGAAGCGTCCCGGCGCCTGGGCGTCGAGGGCATGATGCTCAAGGCCCGCGACGCCTTGTACGGCGTCGGTCGCACCAAGGACATGGGCGTGTGGTGGAAGTGGAAGGTCGACCCGTTCAGTGTCGACGCGGTGCTGATTTACGCGCAGCGCGGGCATGGTCGCCGCGCCAGCCTGTACAGCGACTACACCTTTGCCGTGTGGGACGGCCCGCCCGAATCCAGTCAACGGGCATTGGTGCCGTTCGCCAAGGCCTATTCGGGGCTGACCGACGAGGAAATGCGCCAGGTCGACAGCATCGTGCGCAAAACCACGGTGGAGAAGTTCGGCCCGGTGAGCAGTGTGAAGCCGAGTCTGGTGTTTGAACTGGGGTTTGAGGGGATTGCCCTGTCGCGGCGGCACAAGAGCGGGATTGCGGTGAGGTTTCCCCGGATGCTGCGCTGGCGGCAGGACAAGACTGTGGATGAGGCGGACAGTCTTGCCACCCTGCAAGATCTCCTTGCCTGA
- a CDS encoding SEC-C metal-binding domain-containing protein: MTQQPHVHGPDCNHDHDHDHHHDHDHDHGHVHGPNCGHAHQEPVRNALKDVGRNDPCPCGNGKKFKKCHGA; the protein is encoded by the coding sequence ATGACTCAGCAACCTCATGTCCATGGCCCTGACTGCAACCACGATCATGATCATGACCATCATCACGATCACGATCACGATCATGGCCATGTTCACGGCCCGAACTGCGGCCACGCCCACCAGGAACCGGTGCGCAACGCCCTGAAAGACGTCGGCCGCAACGACCCTTGCCCATGCGGCAACGGCAAGAAATTCAAGAAGTGCCACGGCGCTTGA
- a CDS encoding DUF6231 family protein, whose translation MNVAISSRTPQQALAALLDRYAPARLLLIGASEFPALSAFKQAHPDTCVAHAAPGALPAELAARRFDLALVVDCLEHLPKRDGLNLLGGIRNLNASRIAVLADLAASGWQETDFYSLALQASERFQRDDQVLTLFTYDLLDYKQVPDWLNSRFWANPENFGKYWW comes from the coding sequence ATGAACGTCGCCATTTCTTCCCGTACGCCGCAACAGGCGTTGGCCGCTTTGCTGGATCGTTACGCCCCGGCACGGCTGTTGCTGATCGGTGCCAGTGAGTTCCCCGCGCTGAGCGCTTTCAAACAAGCGCATCCAGACACTTGCGTGGCTCACGCCGCGCCCGGCGCCTTGCCGGCAGAACTGGCGGCAAGGCGTTTCGATCTGGCGCTGGTGGTCGATTGCCTGGAGCATTTGCCCAAACGCGACGGCCTGAACCTGTTGGGCGGTATCCGCAATCTCAACGCCAGCCGCATCGCGGTGCTGGCGGATCTGGCGGCCAGTGGCTGGCAGGAAACCGATTTCTACTCGCTGGCACTGCAAGCCAGCGAACGCTTCCAGCGTGACGATCAAGTGCTGACCCTGTTCACCTATGATCTGCTTGACTACAAACAAGTCCCCGACTGGCTCAATTCAAGGTTCTGGGCCAATCCGGAAAACTTCGGGAAATACTGGTGGTAA
- a CDS encoding ABC transporter permease, with protein MFETLLQNLGLSAFSLKGFGPLLLEGTWMTIKLSALSLLVAVLLGLLGASAKLSKIKLVRLPAQLYTTLIRGVPDLVLMLLIFYSLQTWLTTLTDYMEWEYIEIDPFSAGVLTLGFIYGAYFTETFRGAILAVPRGQVEAATAYGLKRGQRFRFVVFPQMMRFALPGIGNNWMVMLKATALVSIIGLADLVKAAQDAGKSTYQLFYFLVLAALIYLLITSASNFILRWLERRYAAGAREAVR; from the coding sequence ATGTTCGAAACCCTCCTGCAAAATCTGGGGCTATCCGCCTTCAGCCTCAAGGGCTTCGGCCCGTTGCTGCTGGAAGGCACCTGGATGACCATCAAATTATCGGCGTTGTCGCTGTTGGTGGCCGTGTTGCTCGGCCTGCTCGGCGCCAGCGCCAAACTGTCAAAAATCAAACTGGTGCGCCTGCCCGCCCAGCTCTACACCACGCTGATTCGCGGGGTGCCGGATCTGGTGCTGATGCTACTGATCTTCTACAGCCTGCAAACCTGGCTGACGACGCTCACCGACTACATGGAATGGGAATACATCGAAATCGACCCGTTCAGCGCCGGGGTGCTGACCCTGGGTTTCATTTATGGCGCGTATTTCACCGAGACTTTCCGCGGGGCGATCCTCGCCGTGCCGCGTGGTCAGGTCGAAGCGGCCACCGCGTACGGACTCAAACGTGGCCAGCGCTTTCGCTTTGTGGTGTTCCCGCAAATGATGCGCTTCGCCCTGCCGGGCATCGGCAATAACTGGATGGTGATGCTCAAGGCCACCGCGCTGGTGTCGATCATCGGCCTCGCCGATCTGGTCAAAGCCGCGCAGGACGCCGGTAAAAGCACCTATCAACTGTTCTACTTCCTGGTCCTCGCCGCTTTGATCTACTTGCTGATCACCAGTGCCTCGAACTTCATCCTGCGCTGGCTCGAACGCCGCTACGCCGCCGGTGCCCGGGAGGCCGTACGATGA
- a CDS encoding glutathione binding-like protein, with protein sequence MIDLYYWTTPNGHKISLFLEEAGLPYKVHPINISQGEQFQPHFLKIAPNNRIPAIVDHQPADGGEPLSLFESGAILLYLAEKTGQFLPKDLRGRQTTLQWLFWQMGGLGPMAGQNHHFSQFAPEKIPYAIKRYIDETARLYGVLNKQLADNEFVAGSEYSIADMAIYPWIVSHKWQSQILEDFPHVLRWFNHIKDRPATVKAYALVQQVNPAKP encoded by the coding sequence ATGATCGACCTGTATTACTGGACCACCCCCAACGGCCACAAAATCTCCCTGTTCCTCGAAGAAGCCGGCCTGCCGTACAAGGTGCACCCGATCAACATCAGTCAGGGTGAGCAGTTCCAGCCACACTTTCTGAAAATCGCCCCGAACAACCGCATCCCGGCCATCGTCGATCACCAGCCGGCCGATGGTGGTGAGCCGCTGTCGCTGTTCGAATCCGGGGCCATTTTGTTGTATCTGGCGGAGAAGACCGGCCAGTTCCTGCCGAAGGATCTGCGCGGTCGGCAAACGACGCTGCAATGGCTGTTCTGGCAAATGGGCGGATTGGGGCCGATGGCTGGGCAGAATCATCACTTCAGCCAGTTCGCGCCGGAGAAGATCCCTTATGCGATCAAACGCTACATTGACGAAACCGCCCGTTTATACGGCGTGCTGAACAAGCAATTGGCCGATAACGAATTTGTCGCGGGCAGCGAATACAGCATTGCCGACATGGCGATCTATCCGTGGATCGTCTCGCACAAGTGGCAGAGTCAGATCCTTGAGGACTTCCCGCATGTGCTGCGCTGGTTCAACCACATCAAGGATCGCCCGGCGACGGTGAAGGCGTATGCGCTGGTGCAGCAGGTCAACCCGGCAAAACCCTGA
- a CDS encoding YchJ family protein, whose protein sequence is MSTAICPCGSGNLLDACCGHYHEGHPAPCAEALMRSRYSAYVLGLIDYLVATTLPAQQSGLDRQSISAWSAQSTWLGLEVESSEVFGGQPEHAFVTFTARWHDDQGEHSHRERSSFVQNAGRWYFIDPTVQLKLGRNDSCPCASGQKFKKCCAGYFGV, encoded by the coding sequence ATGAGTACAGCCATTTGCCCTTGCGGCAGCGGCAATCTGCTGGATGCCTGCTGCGGTCATTATCACGAAGGCCATCCGGCCCCGTGTGCCGAAGCCTTGATGCGTTCGCGCTACAGCGCCTACGTGCTCGGGCTCATCGACTATCTGGTGGCGACCACCCTGCCCGCTCAACAGTCGGGCCTTGATCGGCAGTCGATCAGTGCCTGGAGCGCACAGAGCACCTGGCTCGGCCTTGAGGTCGAAAGCTCGGAGGTCTTCGGCGGCCAGCCGGAACACGCCTTCGTCACCTTCACTGCGCGCTGGCACGACGACCAGGGCGAACACAGCCACCGCGAGCGCTCTTCGTTCGTACAGAACGCCGGCCGCTGGTACTTCATCGACCCGACGGTGCAGTTGAAACTGGGCCGCAATGACAGTTGCCCGTGTGCCAGTGGGCAGAAATTCAAGAAATGCTGTGCGGGGTATTTCGGCGTTTGA
- a CDS encoding ABC transporter permease — protein sequence MIELLQEYWRAFLYTDGQNITGLAMTMWLLSASIFIGFLVSIPLSIARVSSHFYVRWPVQFYTYLFRGTPLYIQLLICYTGIYSLAAVRAQPILDSFFRDAMNCTILAFALNTCAYTTEIFAGAIRSMNHGEVEAAKAYGLTGWKLYAYVIMPSALRRSLPYYSNEVILMLHSTTVAFTATIPDILKVARDANSATFLTFQSFGIAALIYLTITFALVGLFRLAERRWLAFLGPTH from the coding sequence ATGATCGAACTTCTGCAGGAATACTGGAGAGCCTTCCTTTATACCGATGGCCAGAACATCACTGGCCTGGCGATGACGATGTGGCTGCTCAGTGCCTCGATCTTCATCGGTTTCCTGGTGTCGATTCCGTTGTCGATCGCCCGGGTTTCCAGCCACTTCTACGTTCGGTGGCCGGTGCAGTTCTACACCTACCTGTTCCGCGGTACGCCGCTGTATATCCAGTTGCTGATCTGCTACACCGGGATCTACAGCCTCGCGGCGGTGCGTGCGCAGCCGATCCTCGACAGTTTCTTTCGCGATGCGATGAACTGCACGATCCTCGCCTTCGCCCTGAACACTTGCGCGTACACCACGGAGATTTTCGCCGGGGCGATCCGCAGCATGAACCACGGCGAAGTCGAAGCGGCCAAGGCCTATGGTCTGACAGGCTGGAAGCTGTATGCCTACGTGATCATGCCGTCGGCGCTGCGCCGTTCGTTGCCGTACTACAGCAACGAAGTGATCCTGATGCTGCACTCGACCACCGTGGCCTTCACCGCGACCATACCCGACATCCTGAAAGTCGCACGGGACGCCAACTCGGCGACCTTCCTGACCTTTCAGTCGTTCGGCATCGCCGCGCTGATCTACCTGACCATTACCTTTGCGCTGGTCGGCCTGTTCCGCCTCGCCGAACGCCGATGGCTGGCCTTCCTCGGGCCGACACACTAG